Below is a genomic region from Culicoides brevitarsis isolate CSIRO-B50_1 chromosome 2, AGI_CSIRO_Cbre_v1, whole genome shotgun sequence.
ctggaaaaaaattagaaatttttttcggttttttttttaatatcgagctaaaaaaatttaaattttattaaaaattttagataattttacaaaaattggtcaaaaaatcaaaattttcggatttttttaacaaaatatctcaaataattttaaaatttagatgaaTTTACGCActtgtgaatttaaaaattttaattaaaattttatttattttaaaaattcttagagctttcatttttaatgattgaacaaaaagttacaattttgactcaaatatttttttatgaatttttatattttgaaaacataattagttccaaaattatttgaaattttatgaaatgtttttttttttcaaaagttttttattttaatttttttaaatttgtatactTTTAAAAGacggatttttaaatttttttgagaactacgattttttgtaattttaaaattttaattcaaaaattaccgtaatttaaaaaaaagttttgattttaataaaataaaattttaaaaataattttcattaaaattataatttaaaaaactttaaaactttttaaaaatttttccaaatttttttttttttgaactttttgtcccaaaaactttttttttttttaaaaaattttgaaaattctttgaaaaatatgaaaaaaggccaaaaaaatttttaattttttttgataacatttttaacttttttttttattttgccctattagattttcggcttttaaaatggggcataggacaaaaaaaaaaaaaaatttgaaatactttttcatacaaaatgacaaaatttcaacagttttttgtcattaaccAATATTTGAGTTGATTTTgtggtatctacattgagatttgataatttaaaatatatctcagagtatttcaggttaaaaatttaaacgaaaaattttcgtaaaaataattatcgaaaaattttgaaaaataatttttttgaaaaaaattttaaagaagaaaattcatgtcaaaatacgatttttaattcaattattttatgaataaggccgctccaaatttatttcgaactttttgtcccaaaaacttttgttcaaaatggggggggcatcaaaaattctaaaaattaaataattttttaaaaaaattttgagaaatttcttgaaaaaatattaaaaagggcCAAAAAacagtcaattttgatgaaattttaaactttttttttattttgccccattggattttcggcttttgaaatggggcaggggacaaaaagttcaaaaaaaatttggagcggcctaaatttcgtttaaaaaaaaattttttttttaattattttttcaaaattgttaaccttaaatgattttttaacaattttcaaagcTGCGATTACTTCaagctgttaaaattttcacaaaatttaaaatttttaataatttcttaaataatttttgaatttttcaaaacttcagtttcttaagaatttaaaataaattctgatttgaaaatttgtctaaaaaattttaaatttagattttttctttaatttaaaaaaaaaattattttgagaattttttcagaattatttgatcaaaatccttaaaaatttaaaaaatttataaaaaaaaaatatcaataaaaaactcacctcaTAAAGTGACAAAATAATGTGAGCAATGAAGAAGGCAATAATCGAGATGAAAACTGCCACGACCATATACTGCTGAATCTCTTCCATTCCCTTGAGCACAAAAATAGCAATTAAACCACAAACTGCTGCCACTGCCAATTTTCccaaaaacaatataaaatcgCCAATTCCGTTAATTGTCGCCACTTGCAAGGCATTCGAAGCCATCGAATTCCACGCAACTCCCGCTGCCGGACAGAAATTCAAACTCTCAATGGCAATCACGGTGTACGCATTATGATTCAAGTACCGAATAAACTTCTCCAACAAGTAAAAACAGCAAATGCAACATTTCAATCCACATTCCGCACATCCACTTTCGCCCTTCTTTGCCTTCATCTTGGCATACAAGTAGGTCAGGATCAATCGGGGGATCTTAAAAAGCGTGATGAGCAAAGATCCTTTCGCCACAGAGCCCAAATGGTACTTGACGAGTTTCGAACTTGCTTTGGCGACGGGCGAATCGGTGGGAATTTTGAAATACCAATAAGCCACGGCACCGGCAATGGCCATTTGGGAACAGGCAAAGATGAATTCCGAGACCCAGATGAGCGCGATGAGGTAGTAAATTGTCATgtgcttcaaaattttcgattcgACATATTCCACGGCGAAAAGTGACCGATAATCGCCTGATCCCGTGTTATTTTGCGGTTGCAAGTCGGTTGAATTGGCGAAAATATCTCCCTTGGCAGCTTCCAACGGGATAATGGGCTTCTGGAACGGATAATTAGCGGATGCCAAGCAAATCACGACGGTCAACCAAAAGGCGATGTACAACAAGAGACAGCAAAATGCCCAAAATGGCGGGCAAACAAGCCCCGGAAGTTGCAACATGCATTTTCCAGCTTCTTCAAACAACGCCGCAAGTCCCTTAATCTTGTCTTTGATGATGAAAACCAAAATAATGATCGTTATCATGACCACAGTGGCAATTATGGCCAAAACGAAGATCGCTGTCTCATTTCTCAAGATCGTATCCAAGTAATTGGCGTCCTTCAAGGCATCCACTTCGGATTTCACCTCATAATAGTTCTTCCAAAGGACAATTGTGATGACAACACTGGCGATCGCGACGAAAATACAAATGATCCAGGCCACAATTTGCGTCAAACAGTGCATCAAACAAATCAAAACGACGGAAAAGATGACGGCACTTGCGGAAATTCCCAAAATATATCCCCATGACTTGTAGAAATCCTGCAAAATTTGCTGCACCAAGTCCAAATTGTTCAATAATCGATAAAATTCCGTGACTTTTGCGATGCCAGCTGATTCCGTGGGCACACATCGGTTCAAAATCGAGCGTCCCTTGTACACGGGAAAAACGGTACATGGCCCAAGTGAACTACTGTAATCGCGATTGGGGTTCCGGATCAACTCTTCGTAGTCAAAATCGTAGCGGCAATAACGATGTCCCTGATATTTGACGCCTTTGTGCTCGTGTTCCTTGTAGTAGTTGTACAATTGTTGGGTGTTGTTCAAAGTTTGCTTGGGACACCGTTTTACGCAAATTTTCAAGGAATGTGACAGCTCGCTGGGATTCAGGAAATACAGGTACTTTTCCTCGCTCGTATCACGACCACTCAGCGGGAAATTGTTGTATTTCGTATTCTTCTTCACGCCGCACGTATTGCCGAACGAGTCGTAGCCGTTAATCACACGCAGCGGATTCCCGTACACGAATGAGAAGACCttgaagataaaaaatgaGATATATTGTGTTAGATATTGATGTTGATGTCGTGTTTTGTGTGTCTTTCATGTGTATGGAAGTAATAAAATACTCAATTAGATACAAAATGAGAAGAGGCGAGATgatgttttaattgaaaattctggTCAGGGCATGAAATGgggctttaaaaattatttttaaaatttttattgaaatttaaggtgaaaaaattaaatttaatgactaaatttattgctttaaatttatttaaaaaaattaaaaaaaaaaaattaaattaattaaaattaatttcaaaaatttaaaaaaaaaattaaattaaaaaaatataaaaaattttttgaccatttgtcaatattttttatatttttaaggcataaggatttaatattttattaaattaaattaaattttatttttattttaattaaaattttaattaatttattttaaaaatatttcaagtaaaaaaaatcacgaaaaataatttaaaaattattaaaaaaaaattaatttcatgaaaattttttgaatgaataattttcttttcaatcacaaaaattatttaaaatttttagtaaaaaataaaataaaaatttcgatatgattattttaattaattacaatttttttaaatttttaatttttctaaattcattttaaataatttaattttttaaaataattattaaatttattcaaattaattaaaaaaataaaaaaaaaattaaattaaattaaaaaataaaaaaattaaatttaaaaatttattaatttgaaaaaattaaattaaacttttaattacattatcacgaaaaattttaattacttgaatatttttttttattacgaaataaataattttatttattttttttttcaattttattaataatttaattaattaaattttgattataaatattgaatgtgattaaatatatttttttttattttaaaaaattttttggtctaatttttaaaattaaaaaaataaatctttgaatttttaaaattattttatcaaaatttcctcttggaaaatttttgtgtcccAAAGTTAgaacaaaactttattttttctttaaaaaaaaagcccAAATCAgcaataaattatgtttttaatgatGACATCACACACCTAACACCAATAAACTGGATCCATCCCTTTTTTAGCACCACATACGGGCGGCGCGAGAGATTATCATCAAAAACcgcatttattaaattaaaacgtgAGTGACGAATCATATGAGGTAATTATGAAGAATCGCGCGTAGTTGCGtatatcgaaaatttaaacaatagaTGGATTTTATGGTAGTTCCATACACACGGAGCGGCACAACACGGAATAACTTCAAGTACATTCACACGGAACGACCGAACGAAGgaaatagcgaaaaaaaagaatcgattgtgttattatttaaaagtctACTCACAGCAATTACTGCCATTCCCAATGCGAACAGAATGAATACAATTAGCCAAAAAACGTCTGTACATCCTTTGACTTGCAacggaacttttttttcctcttcactGCTGAAACACCCGCCCATCTCGACTTTTGACGCGCTTCTagttcagtatttttttcgtagatttTCTTCTATGTTGCTCGAAACTCGTTGAGTGATGACATAAATTCCGATACCAAATTCGAATAATTGAAGGCTGTGCGATTCTAAGTGATGTTCTAAGTTAACAGCTGCCACTTAATTACACGAAATGCCGAGTTAGTTCATTGTGGGGACGGTTCACGGGacgaaattatattttttaagtatttttggaGCGGTGGATTCAccgaaaatgaacaaaaaattatgcaataaaGAACAAGCGActgatttgtttttgtttgggcGTCTATTTTATTTAGCGCTTTTTACGTGGATTGTTAGCCCTAATTTTAGTAGGGTGACCAGATGCTcttgattttttctattttggaaaaaaaatttaaattaattttttaaatttaatttttaattcaataaataatattttttatttattttatttttatcttaattatcAGTtgtaacaaagaaaatttctgaaaattttgtgtcccCAATTTACTCGAAAATTATCTGGTCGTTTAATTTAGTGGCAATACTGAATCGTacggcaaaaaaaagaaaattcttggaaaattgcataatttgttgcacttttcttt
It encodes:
- the LOC134832718 gene encoding choline transporter-like 1, translated to MGGCFSSEEEKKVPLQVKGCTDVFWLIVFILFALGMAVIAVFSFVYGNPLRVINGYDSFGNTCGVKKNTKYNNFPLSGRDTSEEKYLYFLNPSELSHSLKICVKRCPKQTLNNTQQLYNYYKEHEHKGVKYQGHRYCRYDFDYEELIRNPNRDYSSSLGPCTVFPVYKGRSILNRCVPTESAGIAKVTEFYRLLNNLDLVQQILQDFYKSWGYILGISASAVIFSVVLICLMHCLTQIVAWIICIFVAIASVVITIVLWKNYYEVKSEVDALKDANYLDTILRNETAIFVLAIIATVVMITIIILVFIIKDKIKGLAALFEEAGKCMLQLPGLVCPPFWAFCCLLLYIAFWLTVVICLASANYPFQKPIIPLEAAKGDIFANSTDLQPQNNTGSGDYRSLFAVEYVESKILKHMTIYYLIALIWVSEFIFACSQMAIAGAVAYWYFKIPTDSPVAKASSKLVKYHLGSVAKGSLLITLFKIPRLILTYLYAKMKAKKGESGCAECGLKCCICCFYLLEKFIRYLNHNAYTVIAIESLNFCPAAGVAWNSMASNALQVATINGIGDFILFLGKLAVAAVCGLIAIFVLKGMEEIQQYMVVAVFISIIAFFIAHIILSLYEMVVDTLFLCVCEDKNINGLGGRWKESNLAHLLGEEPARNGHSEVDAIEAPMQQVELAPITRQPFHYTEDAPQPKMPFHHTVDE